Proteins from a genomic interval of Papaver somniferum cultivar HN1 chromosome 4, ASM357369v1, whole genome shotgun sequence:
- the LOC113274938 gene encoding low-temperature-induced 65 kDa protein-like — protein sequence MNTHSSEEPHHQDELPEKKLSVIKRVKAKVKKIKDNIGSKIHGHDHEHDPELDLDDDDEEEEFLEALEQDAQVHAEPLHQSDEVKTGSKHLNVGTTASKVEHGGLGPTREFEEIGVPKPKRMDSSEKETSCPARLHFGEKENTEQAGSKLGMLSEAPKTSLETSTPLEVDPYVPKDRSGTDSSGYNQPKVSDPTSAGAKEASVERIVQSFEKMDFLKEPVQKATFTGTDCSKQFYPDATTEPTASYKATTPDNAELFHDQGFKETEPDNVNVDEETSKKPEKITSPTGDCAGSAASTIPGTAISAKKIVASELGYSGDDKSNALVHDIKLMENECTSIGDQTKSSTTAAGDYGRKIAKTDEMNVDEELNGNTSYTEKIPLGMSHIPVSEATTKMDTADSADDVVSSKLGYSGNDDSNVATNDILLVDSESMSISEQSESPTVTSGDYGQEVAQSDDMNVDDEPNRNPTYTEKIKAATSAIAGSAASTITSTAISAKNIVASKLGYSGNTSNVDTQDTKLIDKEGTSIGEQNNSSTATMEKEGTSTGEHTNSSTAAVGDYGQPIAKLDDNPDRISSFTEQMPSAKSAIVISEASTIIDCEVSANAGGTSKLGYSGNDNSEIAASDAERTDKEATSIGEQNESWSETVGDYANQVAKPDDMNVVEEPTRNSSYTEKLKSATSAIAGSAASTITSTAISAKNIVASKLGYSGNDNGKVAAEDSTSIDKEGTSIAEQTKLSNAAEGDYGKQIAATENIALVSEKDAKAGIIAVPNKTGTDTDTGMNTNSTTDLGTETGTGGVGFATEQDKSTSVKDYLVENLSLEDEGKPLCEVLSGIMHKTKEEFPEKVAENINKVTESPEVAKRLGTDDYQWDDDEGYGNNGSSTGAGSESPPVSKNLGDEGYGNNGSITGVGTESTASKNMGDEGYGNNGSITGVGTESPTASKGMVDRVKGAVNYFWQKKDTGDQINADEHKISKGTTTDEMIVSEGSTEEKKDEIHNFTTATVAH from the exons ATGAATACTCACAGTTCTGAAGAGCCACACCATCAAGATGAACTTCCTGAGAAGAAATTATCAGTTATAAAGAGAGTAAAAGCTAAAGTTAAAAAGATTAAAGATAATATTGGTTCTAAGATACATGGTCACGACCACGAACACGATCCTGAACTTGATCTCGAtgatgatgacgaagaagaagaatttctCGAAGCACTTGAACAAGATGCACAAGTTCATGCAGAACCTT TGCACCAATCAGATGAAGTTAAGACTGGAAGCAAGCATCTTAATGTAGGAACAACAGCGTCAAAAGTAGAACATGGAGGTTTAGGGCCAACTCGGGAATTCGAGGAAATAGGAGTCCCCAAACCGAAGAGGATGGATTCCAGTGAAAAGGAAACTTCTTGCCCTGCCAGGCTGCATTTTGGTGAAAAGGAGAATACAGAACAGGCTGGGTCCAAATTGGGAATGTTGAGTGAAGCTCCTAAGACCAGTTTGGAAACTTCCACACCACTGGAGGTGGATCCTTATGTACCTAAGGATAGATCTGGAACTGACTCATCCGGATATAACCAGCCAAAAGTCTCGGATCCTACAAGCGCAG GTGCTAAGGAAGCAAGTGTAGAACGCATAGTACAATCATTTGAGAAAATGGATTTCCTCAAGGAACCTGTACAAAAAGCTACATTCACTGGAACAGATTGTTCCAAGCAATTTTATCCGGATGCAACAACCGAACCAACTGCTAGTTATAAAGCAACAACTCCAGATAATGCAGAATTATTCCATGATCAAGGCTTCAAGGAGACTGAACCTGATAACGTGAATGTAGATGAAGAAACCAGCAAAAAACCTGAGAAAATCACTTCACCAACGGGAGACTGTGCTGGCTCTGCAGCCTCAACTATTCCTGGTACAGCAATTTCCGCAAAAAAAATTGTCGCTTCAGAACTCGGGTATAGTGGAGATGATAAAAGTAATGCTCTCGTACATGATATTAAGCTCATGGAAAATGAATGCACAAGCATTGGTGATCAGACCAAGTCGTCCACTACAGCAGCGGGTGATTACGGTCGAAAAATTGCTAAAACAGATGAAATGAATGTGGATGAAGAACTTAATGGAAACACTAGTTACACTGAGAAGATCCCTCTTGGAATGTCTCATATTCCTGTATCTGAAGCAACAACTAAGATGGACACGGCGGATTCTGCAGATGATGTTGTCTCCTCAAAGCTTGGGTACAGTGGAAATGACGATAGCAACGTTGCCACAAATGATATACTGTTGGTGGACAGTGAAAGTATGAGCATTAGTGAACAAAGCGAGTCACCGACTGTAACATCGGGTGATTATGGACAAGAAGTTGCCCAGTCAGATGACATGAATGTTGATGACGAACCAAATAGAAACCCTACTTACACCGAGAAGATCAAAGCTGCTACGTCCGCTATTGCCGGTTCTGCAGCATCAACTATTACCAGTACCGCAATTTCTGCAAAAAATATTGTCGCCTCAAAACTTGGGTATAGCGGAAACACTAGTAACGTTGACACACAGGATACCAAGTTAATCGACAAAGAAGGTACAAGTATCGGTGAGCAGAACAACTCATCGACTGCAACAATGGAAAAAGAAGGTACAAGCACTGGTGAGCACACCAACTCATCGACTGCGGCAGTTGGTGACTATGGACAACCAATTGCTAAACTAGATGACAATCCTGATAGAATCTCTAGTTTCACCGAGCAGATGCCTTCTGCGAAGTCCGCTATTGTCATTTCTGAAGCATCAACAATTATTGATTGTGAAGTCTCAGCAAACGCTGGTGGCACCTCAAAACTTGGATATAGCGGAAATGACAACAGTGAGATTGCTGCAAGTGATGCAGAGCGGACGGACAAAGAAGCCACAAGCATTGGTGAGCAGAACGAGTCGTGGAGCGAAACAGTTGGTGATTATGCAAACCAAGTTGCCAAGCCAGATGACATGAATGTGGTTGAAGAGCCAACTAGAAACTCTAGTTACACTGAGAAGCTGAAGTCTGCCACCTCTGCTATTGCCGGTTCAGCAGCATCAACTATTACTAGTACAGCAATTTCCGCAAAAAATATTGTCGCTTCAAAACTTGGGTATAGTGGAAATGACAATGGTAAAGTTGCCGCGGAGGATTCAACTTCGATTGACAAGGAAGGTACAAGTATAGCTGAGCAGACCAAGTTGTCGAATGCAGCAGAGGGTGACTATGGAAAACAAATTGCTGCGACTGAAAACATAGCCCTGGTTTCTGAGAAAGATGCAAAAGCTGGAATAATTGCTGTGCCAAACAAAACTGGCACTGACACAGATACCGGCATGAACACGAATTCTACGACGGATCTAGGTACTGAAACGGGTACTGGTGGAGTAGGTTTTGCAACTGAGCAAGATAAAAGTACATCAGTGAAGGACTATTTAGTGGAAAATTTAAGTCTTGAGGATGAAGGTAAACCATTATGTGAAGTGCTATCAGGTATTATGCATaaaacaaaagaggaatttcCAGAGAAAGTCGCCGAGAACATAAATAAAGTAACAGAATCACCAGAAGTAGCTAAGAGATTAGGAACTGATGATTATCAATGGGATGATGATGAGGGTTATGGAAATAATGGAAGTAGTACTGGTGCAGGAAGTGAGAGCCCACCTGTCAGCAAGAATTTGGGTGATGAAGGTTATGGGAATAATGGAAGTATTACTGGTGTAGGAACTGAGAGCACTGCGAGTAAGAATATGGGTGATGAAGGTTATGGGAATAATGGAAGTATTACTGGTGTAGGAACTGAGAGCCCAACTGCGAGCAAAGGAATGGTTGACAGGGTAAAAGGAGCAGTTAATTACTTCTGGCAGAAAAAGGATACTGGTGATCAAATTAACG CTGATGAACATAAAATTTCCAAGGGAACCACCACTGATGAGATGATAGTTTCAGAGGGTAGCACcgaagaaaagaaggatgaaatccATAATTTTACTACTGCAACAGTTGCACATTAG